Proteins encoded together in one Bos javanicus breed banteng chromosome 6, ARS-OSU_banteng_1.0, whole genome shotgun sequence window:
- the HNRNPDL gene encoding heterogeneous nuclear ribonucleoprotein D-like isoform X1 encodes MEVPPRLSHVPPPLFPSAPATLASRSLSHWRPRPPRQLAPLLPSLAPSSARQGARRAQRHVTAQQPSRLAGGAAIKGGRRRRPDLFRRHFKSSSIQRSAAAAAATRSARQHLPADHSAAMEDMNEYSNIEEFAEGSKINASKNQQDDGKMFIGGLSWDTSKKDLTEYLSRFGEVVDCTIKTDPVTGRSRGFGFVLFKDAASVDKVLELKEHKLDGKLIDPKRAKALKGKEPPKKVFVGGLSPDTSEEQIKEYFGAFGEIENIELPMDTKTNERRGFCFITYTDEEPVKKLLESRYHQIGSGKCEIKVAQPKEVYRQQQQQQKGGRGAAAGGRGGTRGRGRGQGQNWNQGFNNYYDQGYGNYNSAYGGDQNYSGYGGYDYTGYNYGNYGYGQGYADYSGQQSTYGKASRGGGNHQNNYQPY; translated from the exons ATGGAGGTCCCGCCCCGACTCTCCCATGTGCCGCCGCCATTGTTCCCCTCCGCTCCCGCTACTTTAGCCTCCCGCAGCCTCTCCCATTGGCGGCCGCGGCCGCCGCGGCAGCTCGCCCCGCTCCTCCCTTCGCTCGCTCCCAGCTCCGCCCGGCAGGGGGCGCGCCGGGCCCAGCGCCACGTCACCGCCCAGCAGCCCTCCCGATTGGCGGGCGGGGCGGCTATAAAGGGAGGGCGCAGGCGGCGCCCGGATCTCTTCCGCCGCCATTTTAAATCCAGCTCCATACAACGctccgccgccgctgctgccgcGACTCGGTCTGCGCGCCAGCACCTTCCGGCCGACCACTCCGCCGCTATGGAAGACATGAACGAGTACAGCAACATAGAGGAGTTCGCCGAGGGATCCAAGATCAACGCGAGCAAGAACCAGCAGGATGACGG TAAAATGTTTATTGGAGGCTTGAGCTGGGATACAAGCAAGAAAGATCTGACTGAATATTTGTCTCGATTTGGGGAAGTTGTGGACTGCACGATTAAAACAGATCCTGTTACTGGAAGATCACGAGGATTTGGATTTGTGCTTTTCAAGGATGCTGCTAGTGTTGATAAG GTTTTGGAACTGAAAGAACACAAACTGGATGGCAAATTGATAGACCCTAAAAGGGCCAAAGCTTTAAAGGGGAAGGAACCCCCAAAAAAGGTTTTCGTGGGTGGATTGAGCCCAGATACTTCGGAGgaacaaattaaagaatattttggaGCCTTTGGAGAG ATTGAAAATATTGAACTTCctatggatacaaaaacaaatgaaagaagagGATTTTGCTTTATTACATATACAGATGAGGAGCCAGTAAAGAAATTGTTAGAAAGCAGATACCATCAAATTGGTTCTGGGAAG TGTGAAATCAAAGTTGCACAACCCAAAGAGGTATAtagacagcaacagcagcaacaaaagggAGGAAGAGGTGCAGCAGCTGGTGGGCGAGGTGGTACTAGGGGTCGAGGCCGAG GTCAGGGCCAAAACTGGAACCAAGGATTTAATAACTATTATGATCAAGGATATGGAAATTACAATAGTGCCTATGGTGGTGATCAAAACTATAGTGGCTATGGCGGCTATGATTATACTGGGTATAACTATGGGAACTATGGATATGGACAGGGATATGCAGACTACAGTg GCCAACAGAGCACTTACGGCAAGGCATCCCGAGGGGGTGGCAATCACCAAAACAATTACCAGCCGTATTAA
- the HNRNPDL gene encoding heterogeneous nuclear ribonucleoprotein D-like isoform X2 produces MEVPPRLSHVPPPLFPSAPATLASRSLSHWRPRPPRQLAPLLPSLAPSSARQGARRAQRHVTAQQPSRLAGGAAIKGGRRRRPDLFRRHFKSSSIQRSAAAAAATRSARQHLPADHSAAMEDMNEYSNIEEFAEGSKINASKNQQDDGKMFIGGLSWDTSKKDLTEYLSRFGEVVDCTIKTDPVTGRSRGFGFVLFKDAASVDKIENIELPMDTKTNERRGFCFITYTDEEPVKKLLESRYHQIGSGKCEIKVAQPKEVYRQQQQQQKGGRGAAAGGRGGTRGRGRGQGQNWNQGFNNYYDQGYGNYNSAYGGDQNYSGYGGYDYTGYNYGNYGYGQGYADYSGQQSTYGKASRGGGNHQNNYQPY; encoded by the exons ATGGAGGTCCCGCCCCGACTCTCCCATGTGCCGCCGCCATTGTTCCCCTCCGCTCCCGCTACTTTAGCCTCCCGCAGCCTCTCCCATTGGCGGCCGCGGCCGCCGCGGCAGCTCGCCCCGCTCCTCCCTTCGCTCGCTCCCAGCTCCGCCCGGCAGGGGGCGCGCCGGGCCCAGCGCCACGTCACCGCCCAGCAGCCCTCCCGATTGGCGGGCGGGGCGGCTATAAAGGGAGGGCGCAGGCGGCGCCCGGATCTCTTCCGCCGCCATTTTAAATCCAGCTCCATACAACGctccgccgccgctgctgccgcGACTCGGTCTGCGCGCCAGCACCTTCCGGCCGACCACTCCGCCGCTATGGAAGACATGAACGAGTACAGCAACATAGAGGAGTTCGCCGAGGGATCCAAGATCAACGCGAGCAAGAACCAGCAGGATGACGG TAAAATGTTTATTGGAGGCTTGAGCTGGGATACAAGCAAGAAAGATCTGACTGAATATTTGTCTCGATTTGGGGAAGTTGTGGACTGCACGATTAAAACAGATCCTGTTACTGGAAGATCACGAGGATTTGGATTTGTGCTTTTCAAGGATGCTGCTAGTGTTGATAAG ATTGAAAATATTGAACTTCctatggatacaaaaacaaatgaaagaagagGATTTTGCTTTATTACATATACAGATGAGGAGCCAGTAAAGAAATTGTTAGAAAGCAGATACCATCAAATTGGTTCTGGGAAG TGTGAAATCAAAGTTGCACAACCCAAAGAGGTATAtagacagcaacagcagcaacaaaagggAGGAAGAGGTGCAGCAGCTGGTGGGCGAGGTGGTACTAGGGGTCGAGGCCGAG GTCAGGGCCAAAACTGGAACCAAGGATTTAATAACTATTATGATCAAGGATATGGAAATTACAATAGTGCCTATGGTGGTGATCAAAACTATAGTGGCTATGGCGGCTATGATTATACTGGGTATAACTATGGGAACTATGGATATGGACAGGGATATGCAGACTACAGTg GCCAACAGAGCACTTACGGCAAGGCATCCCGAGGGGGTGGCAATCACCAAAACAATTACCAGCCGTATTAA
- the HNRNPDL gene encoding heterogeneous nuclear ribonucleoprotein D-like isoform X3 — protein MEVPPRLSHVPPPLFPSAPATLASRSLSHWRPRPPRQLAPLLPSLAPSSARQGARRAQRHVTAQQPSRLAGGAAIKGGRRRRPDLFRRHFKSSSIQRSAAAAAATRSARQHLPADHSAAMEDMNEYSNIEEFAEGSKINASKNQQDDGKMFIGGLSWDTSKKDLTEYLSRFGEVVDCTIKTDPVTGRSRGFGFVLFKDAASVDKVLELKEHKLDGKLIDPKRAKALKGKEPPKKVFVGGLSPDTSEEQIKEYFGAFGEIENIELPMDTKTNERRGFCFITYTDEEPVKKLLESRYHQIGSGKCEIKVAQPKEVYRQQQQQQKGGRGAAAGGRGGTRGRGRGQQSTYGKASRGGGNHQNNYQPY, from the exons ATGGAGGTCCCGCCCCGACTCTCCCATGTGCCGCCGCCATTGTTCCCCTCCGCTCCCGCTACTTTAGCCTCCCGCAGCCTCTCCCATTGGCGGCCGCGGCCGCCGCGGCAGCTCGCCCCGCTCCTCCCTTCGCTCGCTCCCAGCTCCGCCCGGCAGGGGGCGCGCCGGGCCCAGCGCCACGTCACCGCCCAGCAGCCCTCCCGATTGGCGGGCGGGGCGGCTATAAAGGGAGGGCGCAGGCGGCGCCCGGATCTCTTCCGCCGCCATTTTAAATCCAGCTCCATACAACGctccgccgccgctgctgccgcGACTCGGTCTGCGCGCCAGCACCTTCCGGCCGACCACTCCGCCGCTATGGAAGACATGAACGAGTACAGCAACATAGAGGAGTTCGCCGAGGGATCCAAGATCAACGCGAGCAAGAACCAGCAGGATGACGG TAAAATGTTTATTGGAGGCTTGAGCTGGGATACAAGCAAGAAAGATCTGACTGAATATTTGTCTCGATTTGGGGAAGTTGTGGACTGCACGATTAAAACAGATCCTGTTACTGGAAGATCACGAGGATTTGGATTTGTGCTTTTCAAGGATGCTGCTAGTGTTGATAAG GTTTTGGAACTGAAAGAACACAAACTGGATGGCAAATTGATAGACCCTAAAAGGGCCAAAGCTTTAAAGGGGAAGGAACCCCCAAAAAAGGTTTTCGTGGGTGGATTGAGCCCAGATACTTCGGAGgaacaaattaaagaatattttggaGCCTTTGGAGAG ATTGAAAATATTGAACTTCctatggatacaaaaacaaatgaaagaagagGATTTTGCTTTATTACATATACAGATGAGGAGCCAGTAAAGAAATTGTTAGAAAGCAGATACCATCAAATTGGTTCTGGGAAG TGTGAAATCAAAGTTGCACAACCCAAAGAGGTATAtagacagcaacagcagcaacaaaagggAGGAAGAGGTGCAGCAGCTGGTGGGCGAGGTGGTACTAGGGGTCGAGGCCGAG GCCAACAGAGCACTTACGGCAAGGCATCCCGAGGGGGTGGCAATCACCAAAACAATTACCAGCCGTATTAA